The window CACCTGGGCCACCATCTCCCGGAGGGGATCCACCCGGATCTCCTCCTCCCCTTCCGTCGGCAGGGCGATGAGGTCGGGGGCCGTACCGGCCAACCGATGGCGGCAGGGGGGACACTCGCCGCAGGGCGGCTGTCCCGGTCCCCGGCGACACAGCAGACGGGCCGCCATCCACCGCGCAGCGGTGGCCTTCCCCGTCCCCCGGGGACCGGCCAGCAGGAGACCTTGGGGAACCTGGCCGCTCTGCAGGGTGGCCTCCAGGCGGGCGACGGGGGCTTCCTGGCCGATCAGGCCCCAGCGCGCCATTGCGCAAGCTCCCGTGCCAGCCACGCGTCCAGGGCCCCGGCCACTTCCGACCAGGACCCACCGGCGTCAATGGGCTGGAAGCGCTCCGGCTCCGCCTCGGCCCGCTGCCGGTAAGTGGCCTGGACCCTCCGCAGGAAGTCCGTCCCCTCCTCCTCGAAGCGGTCGGACTGCCCTCCTTCCCCGGCACGACGGCGGAGCCCCTCCCGGGGCGAAAGCTCGAAGAGCAGGGTCCGGTCCGGCTGAAAGCCGCCATGGACCCAGTGCTCCAGAACGCGGATGCGCTCGGCGGATAGGCCCCGGCCACCGCCCTGGTAGGCGTAGGTGGCGTCGGTGAACCGGTCGCAAAGCACCCATTGGCCGGCCTGGAGCGCAGGCCGGATGACTTGTTCGAGGTGCTGGGCGCGGGCGGCGAACATGAGCAGGGTCTCGGTATCGGTCGTGGGCCCCTCCCCCTCCGTGCCCTTGAGCAGGCTGCGGATGGATTCCGCCAGGGGGGTCCCCCCGGGCTCACGGGTGGCGACCACCTCCACCCCTTCCTCCCCCAGGCGCTCCGCCAGGTAGGACGCCGCTGTGGTCTTGCCCGCGCCGTCGATCCCTTCCAGGGTGATGAACCGTCCGGAACGGGCCGGCAACCTACCGCCCCCCCAGTTGGTAGCGCCGCACGGCCCGGTTGTGCTCCTGGAGGGTTTCCGAGAACACGTGGGTACCGTCCCCGCGGGAAACGAAGTACAGGGCGTCGGTTTCCTCGGGCTGGCAGACCGCCCGGATGGCCGAGCGCCCGGGGTTGGCGATGGGCGTCGGCGGCAGGCCGTCGATGCGGTAGGTGTTGTAGGGGGTGCGCTCCCGCAGGTGACTGGACCGCAGGTTACCGTCGAACTCCTCCCCCAACCCGTAGATCACCGTGGGGTCGGTCTGCAGGCGCATCCCCTTCCGGAGCCGATTGATGAACACCCCCGCGATCTCCGGGCGCTCCTCCGGAACGGCGGTCTCCTTCTCCACGATGGAGGCGAGCACCAGGGCCTCATAGGGCTCCTCGTAGGGCAGGCCCTCCTCCCGGTTCGCCCACTCCTCCTCCAGGATCCGGCGCATGCGCTGGTGGCTCCGGCGAAGGATCTTGGCCGCGCTCGTGCCGCGCGCGAAGCGGTAGGTTTCCGGAAACAGCCAGCCCTCGGCGCTCTCGTAACCGCGCTCGTCGAGATTCAGCATCCCCACCAGCTCCGAATCCTCCGGCCCCTCCGGCAGGTCGGCGGCATCGAGGGGATCCTTGGCCCGCAGGCGCTCCAGGAACTGCCGCACCGTCCGCCCTTCCGGGAAGGACACGGAATGGAGCACCACGTCGCCGCTGATCAGGGCTTCCAGCACGTCCAGGGGGGTCATGTCGGGAGCGAGGCGGTATTCGCCGGCATGGATCCGGGGGGCGACATTGAACAGCCGCCCGAGCAGACGCATCTCCAGGGGCCGATCCACCCATCCCTTATCCGTCATGCGCTGGACCACCGCACGGAACGGGGAGCCCTGAGGCACCTGCAGGAGGGGTGCGGCCGCCGCACCCAGCGGGCGGGTGGCGAACTGGTGGAGATGCCAAGCGCCCCAGGCGGCACCGAGGACGCCCGTCAGAACCAATACCAGAAGCCAGCGGCGCCAGCCGCGCAACGGATTACGCATAGGCCGCCTCCAGGGACCGCCGAAGCCGGACGGTCTGGGGACCGGGAGCCGAAGGCAGGCCCCGACCGCCGTGCTCCCGGATCGGCCAGATCCCGATGATGGAGTTGGTCAGGAATGCCTCCTCGGCGCGCTCTAGGTCCACTTCCCGGACTTCTCCTTCTTCGGTGGGCAGGCCGGCAGCCCGGGCGTGCTCCAGGATCCGGCGCCGGGTTACTCCGGGCAGGCCCGCCCCACTCAGGTCGGGGGTCTTCAGGACGCCGTCCCGGACCAGGAAGAGGTTGGTCACGGTCCCTTCCACCAAGCGCTCCTCGTGGTCCCGGAGGAGCCCTTCGGCGATGTCGGGGTCCGCCCATTCCATGCGGGCGACGATGTGATTGAGCTGGTTCATGCTCTTGATCCGGCCGTCCAGGGCGTCCCCGCTCACCTGGCGGGTCCGGCAGAGGACGGTGCGTACACCGGAACGCTGCCACTCCGGGGGATGTTCCGGCCACGGCAGGCGCATGACCACGCGGGTGGGCTCCGGATGGGCCGGGGGCGCGAGGCCGCGTCCGCCCGGCCCTCGCGAGACCAGGATCTTGATCACGTTCCGCTCCCCGCCCCCCTGGTGGGCCACGAGGCCCTCCGCTTCAGCGGCCAGGCGCGCGGGATCAGGAGCCGGGATCCCCAGGAGCTCCGCCCCCTGCCGCAGGCGCTCCAGGTGGGCGGCGCCGTCGAGCAGGCGCCCGTCCCGCGCGGCCACCGTCTCGAAGACCCCGTCGCCATACTGGAACCCCCGGTCCGAAACCGGGATGACGGGGTCCCCGATTTCGCACGGATACCCGTTAACCAGAGCGGCAGGGGGATGACTCATGCGGAGCTTCGGGGAAGGCTGTGCAAGATCGTCAGGGGCTCCCGGGAAAGGCGCCGTGCCGGCTGGCCCATGGTAGCACAAGGGCCGCCGCCGAAGCGGCGGCCCCGCCGCCCGGATTCCGGCGCCCCTCCGGCGGGCCCGTTCCCAGGCAGGCCGCGCGGGGCCCCCAGGGCCCCTTCCGCGACAGGCAGACGGTCAGGCCCGCTTGAGGACCAGGGTGGCGTTGGTGCCCCCGAAGCCGAAGGAGTTGTTGACCGCCGCCCGCACCGGCATCTCCCGGGCCTCCCCCGGAACGTAGTCGAGGTCGCATTCCGGGTCCGGATTCTCGAGGTTGATGGTGGGCGGCGCGACCCCGTGGTAGACGGCCAGCGCGGCAACGATGCTTTCCACGCCGCCGGCGGCGCCCAACATATGCCCCACCATGGACTTGGTGGAGCTGACGGCCAGCTTGCTTGCGTGGTCGCCGAACACGCGCTTGACCGCCATGGTCTCCACCCGGTCGCCGGTGGGCGTGGAGGTCCCGTGGGCGTTGACGTAGTCCACCTCCTCCGGAGCGAGCTCGGCGTCCCGCAGGGCCAGCTCCATGCAGCGGGAGGCGCCCTCGCCGTCCTCGCTGGGGGCGGTCATGTGGTAGGCATCGGCGCTCATGCCGTAGCCCCCCACCTCGGCGTAGATCCGCGCCCCGCGTGCGATGGCCGCTTCGCGCTCCTCGAGGACCACCACCCCGGCGCCCTCGCCGAGGATGAAGCCGTCGCGCTCGGCGTCGAAGGGCCGGCTGGCGCCCCGGGGGTCGTCGTTGTTGGTGGACAGCGCCTTGGCTGCGGCGAACCCGCCCACCGCAAGCGGCGAGATGCAGGATTCCGTGCCGCCGGCGACCATGGCGTCGGCGTCACCGTACTGAATCAGCCGGGCCGCGTCGCCGATGGCGTGGGTGCCGGTGGCGCAGGCGGTCACCGCCGCCACGTTGGGACCCTTGGTCCCATGTATGATGGAGAAATGCCCCGATACCATGTTGATGATCGAAGCGGGGATGAAGAAGGGCGAGATCTTGCGCGGCCCGCCGTTCATATAGGACTCATGGGCCTTCTCGATGAAGGGCAGACCGCCGATCCCGGAGCCGATGGCCACGCCGACGCGCTCGGCGTTGTCCTCGGTGATCTCCAGGCCGGAGTCATCCATGGCCATGGAGGCGGCTCCCAGCCCGTAATGGATGAAGGTGTCCATCTTCCGGGCTTCCTTCTTGGGGATGTAATCCCCGGGCTCGAAGCCGTTCACCTCTCCGGCGATGCGGACGGGGAAGTCCGACGCATCGAACCGAGTGATGGCATCGATGCCGCTGCGCCCGGCGACGATCGCCTCCCAGCTTTCCGTGGTGGTGGCGCCTACGGGGGTCACCATGCCCACTCCGGTTATGACCACGCGACGTTTCAAGATTCGCCCCTATCCCTGAATAAGAAAGCGGCACCCCCTTTGATCGAGGCACCGCCCAGGTCCAGCAACCCCGACGGCCGCTAGCCGACGTTGTTGTTAATGTAGTTGATCGCTTCCTGGACCGTGGTGATTTTCTCCGCCTCGTCGTCCGGAATCTCGCAGCCGAACTCCTCCTCGAGGGCCATCACCAGCTCCACGGTGTCCAGGGAGTCCGCGCCCAGATCGTCGACGAAGGATGCCTCGGTGGAGACCTCTTCCTCGCTGAGACCCAGCTGCTCGGAAACAATCTTCTTCACGCGAGCGTCGGTATCGCTCATTGTTAGCTTTTCCTCCTTCAAGGGTTTCGCGAAGCCCCGACTAGGTACCACATTTGCCGGGGCGGCTCAAACGGTTGAAAAAAGCGCCCTCCCAGAGGGAGTTACCCCATGTACATGCCGCCGTTCACATGGAGCGTGGAGCCGGTGACGTAGCCGCCCCCCGGCCCCGCCAGGAAGGCCACGCACTCCGCCACCTCGGCGGGATCGCCGAGGCGCGCCAGCGGGATCTGCTGCAGCAGGGCCTCGCGCTGCTCCTCGGGCAGCTCCCGGGTCATGTCGGTCTCGATGAAGCCGGGGGCGACCGCGTTGACGGTGATGCCCCGCGGCCCGAGCTCCCGGGCCGAGGACTTGGTGAGTCCCAGGATGCCGGCCTTGGCGGCGGAGTAGTTCACCTGGCCGGCGTTCCCCATGGCGGCCACCACGGAGGCGATGTTGATGATCCGCCCGCCCTTGGCCTTCATCATGGGCCGGGCCACCGCCCGGGTCAGGCGGAAGACCGAGGACAGGTTGGTGTCGATGACGTCCTCCCAGTCCTCGTCCTTCATGCGCATCAGCAGGCCGTCGCGGGTGATCCCGGCGTTGTTCACCAGGATCCCCGGGTTGCCCAGGTCGTCCTGCACGGACTTGATGAAGGGCTCGATGGACTCGGTCTCCGTCACGTCCAGGGCGTAGCCCTTGGCCTCGATCCCGGACTCCCGGAGGGCCTGCTCCGCCTTCTGCGCGCCGGACTCGGAGGTGGCGGTGGCAGCCACGGTGGCGCCGAGCTCGCCCAGCCGTTGGGCAATGGCCCGGCCGATCCCCCGGCTGGCGCCGGTCACGATTGCGGTCTGGCCGTCCAGCATCACGCGTCCCCTTGTTGGGCCTGTTCCAGGGCCTGGTTCAGGCTTTCCTCATCGGTCACGGGCAGGCAGGGCATGCGCCGGTCGATGCGCTTGTTGAGCCCGCACAGCACCTTGCCCGGTCCCATCTCCATCACCCGCGCCACGCCGCTGTCCCGCATGTGGCCGATGGTGGCGGTCCAGCGCACGGGGTTGGCCAGCTGCCGGACCAGAGCGTCCCGGATGGCCTCCGGGTCCTCGGGCGCGGCCACGTCCACGTTGTTGACCACGGGTACCGCGGGGGCGCGCAGCTCCACCTCTTGGAGACGCTGGGCCAGCCGCTCCGCGGCGGGCTGCATCAGGGGGCAATGGGAAGGGATGGAGACGGGCAGTTCCACGGCACGCTTGGCGCCGGCTTTTCCCGCCTCCTCCATGAGGCGGTCCACCGCACCGGCCGCCCCGGCCACCACAACCTGTCCGGGGGCGTTGAAGTTCACGGCGCGGACGATCTCGCCGGACTGGCGCTCCTCGGCGGTGCACAGCTCCTCCACCGTGGGATCGTCCAGGCCGAGGAGCGCGGCCATCTTGCCCTCGCCCGCGGGCACGGCCTCCTGCATGAACCGGGCCCGGTCGGCCACCAGCCGCACCGCGTCGGCGAATTCGAGGCTGCCGGCGGCCACCAGGGCGGTGTACTCGCCGAGGCTGTGGCCGGCCATGAAACGGGGCGCGGCGCCGCCCCGAGC of the Thiohalorhabdus denitrificans genome contains:
- the tmk gene encoding dTMP kinase; protein product: MPARSGRFITLEGIDGAGKTTAASYLAERLGEEGVEVVATREPGGTPLAESIRSLLKGTEGEGPTTDTETLLMFAARAQHLEQVIRPALQAGQWVLCDRFTDATYAYQGGGRGLSAERIRVLEHWVHGGFQPDRTLLFELSPREGLRRRAGEGGQSDRFEEEGTDFLRRVQATYRQRAEAEPERFQPIDAGGSWSEVAGALDAWLARELAQWRAGA
- the mltG gene encoding endolytic transglycosylase MltG — translated: MRNPLRGWRRWLLVLVLTGVLGAAWGAWHLHQFATRPLGAAAAPLLQVPQGSPFRAVVQRMTDKGWVDRPLEMRLLGRLFNVAPRIHAGEYRLAPDMTPLDVLEALISGDVVLHSVSFPEGRTVRQFLERLRAKDPLDAADLPEGPEDSELVGMLNLDERGYESAEGWLFPETYRFARGTSAAKILRRSHQRMRRILEEEWANREEGLPYEEPYEALVLASIVEKETAVPEERPEIAGVFINRLRKGMRLQTDPTVIYGLGEEFDGNLRSSHLRERTPYNTYRIDGLPPTPIANPGRSAIRAVCQPEETDALYFVSRGDGTHVFSETLQEHNRAVRRYQLGGR
- the pabC gene encoding aminodeoxychorismate lyase → MSHPPAALVNGYPCEIGDPVIPVSDRGFQYGDGVFETVAARDGRLLDGAAHLERLRQGAELLGIPAPDPARLAAEAEGLVAHQGGGERNVIKILVSRGPGGRGLAPPAHPEPTRVVMRLPWPEHPPEWQRSGVRTVLCRTRQVSGDALDGRIKSMNQLNHIVARMEWADPDIAEGLLRDHEERLVEGTVTNLFLVRDGVLKTPDLSGAGLPGVTRRRILEHARAAGLPTEEGEVREVDLERAEEAFLTNSIIGIWPIREHGGRGLPSAPGPQTVRLRRSLEAAYA
- the fabF gene encoding beta-ketoacyl-ACP synthase II produces the protein MLKRRVVITGVGMVTPVGATTTESWEAIVAGRSGIDAITRFDASDFPVRIAGEVNGFEPGDYIPKKEARKMDTFIHYGLGAASMAMDDSGLEITEDNAERVGVAIGSGIGGLPFIEKAHESYMNGGPRKISPFFIPASIINMVSGHFSIIHGTKGPNVAAVTACATGTHAIGDAARLIQYGDADAMVAGGTESCISPLAVGGFAAAKALSTNNDDPRGASRPFDAERDGFILGEGAGVVVLEEREAAIARGARIYAEVGGYGMSADAYHMTAPSEDGEGASRCMELALRDAELAPEEVDYVNAHGTSTPTGDRVETMAVKRVFGDHASKLAVSSTKSMVGHMLGAAGGVESIVAALAVYHGVAPPTINLENPDPECDLDYVPGEAREMPVRAAVNNSFGFGGTNATLVLKRA
- the acpP gene encoding acyl carrier protein: MSDTDARVKKIVSEQLGLSEEEVSTEASFVDDLGADSLDTVELVMALEEEFGCEIPDDEAEKITTVQEAINYINNNVG
- the fabG gene encoding 3-oxoacyl-ACP reductase FabG; amino-acid sequence: MLDGQTAIVTGASRGIGRAIAQRLGELGATVAATATSESGAQKAEQALRESGIEAKGYALDVTETESIEPFIKSVQDDLGNPGILVNNAGITRDGLLMRMKDEDWEDVIDTNLSSVFRLTRAVARPMMKAKGGRIINIASVVAAMGNAGQVNYSAAKAGILGLTKSSARELGPRGITVNAVAPGFIETDMTRELPEEQREALLQQIPLARLGDPAEVAECVAFLAGPGGGYVTGSTLHVNGGMYMG
- the fabD gene encoding ACP S-malonyltransferase, whose amino-acid sequence is MSDFAFVFPGQGSQSVGMLDAYPDPDGVVSRTLEEASEALGLDLGALVREGPEAELNRTEVTQPAMLTVGVAAHRLWSARGGAAPRFMAGHSLGEYTALVAAGSLEFADAVRLVADRARFMQEAVPAGEGKMAALLGLDDPTVEELCTAEERQSGEIVRAVNFNAPGQVVVAGAAGAVDRLMEEAGKAGAKRAVELPVSIPSHCPLMQPAAERLAQRLQEVELRAPAVPVVNNVDVAAPEDPEAIRDALVRQLANPVRWTATIGHMRDSGVARVMEMGPGKVLCGLNKRIDRRMPCLPVTDEESLNQALEQAQQGDA